One part of the Pecten maximus chromosome 9, xPecMax1.1, whole genome shotgun sequence genome encodes these proteins:
- the LOC117334594 gene encoding breast cancer type 2 susceptibility protein homolog isoform X2, which translates to MKTTTAISVEEKVQVRMGKNSNNKSSCNSGNFECTAVKNVSETHLSREAGLYGETEKVKLMEKSSRLTTAARKSLQMIDSCMKSSESPLDTKVNEMPNNNDLKSTEDFDTASRRQHCFDDSSVEKGILLFTEKDEEMDDMSSERMNGKIDMNSRDGKRHKNTDSDSKRSGLLEKDICQGIEGVNFNRIDEMTGVKTGKKHKLSSSVLMNPMPCIGDSDKVETDTPVGTLGGSLRNTAKLAGVCSASGFGGFSTAGGTKLTVSNTSLKKAMSLVSDVDVDVGDLRTVSEPDNSIAVMSTASKSAVFSTAGESGGFSTAGGKKLKVSDTSLKKAMSIIATVDDDTINTSDGAAGHSESKFSTDGGSVGNKSTETSTEDWLGGFNNVDGLGGFSTAGGKKLKLSENSMRKAMSIISEVEDTENRSLYDQCEKSSDSASVGFQTAGGKLLQISEAGINKGMSVMSEIDGEVLNEPVSFDKNSESVKYQKGRGNPVNAKVGDITDILNLSKRSESRTIKDKGFQTNTSRKSSSRFPPGANIPKGFRPFKPPKITKKPEVEKISDKQCMEKITKVPDGSVKQVIEETNGKHVVEVMNVIETTQTSKYSKIPSNSLDEFDGELHEPIFNTDEVSIKNIPEISKKDSGELQTIQSDAFKGSIKDIPEASKKDDVELAAIKINMDNIEGCINNTPQVSKGNKVQSKGSSLSTDVDSHRDNLPALKEEKTDQDIERSIMDELFSEELESSQHFSPGSGKILRSQKFSKTPRKQDRRGDVLPSEEYEEFLDIEDMVFCDAVERKCESLGNQTSKTVNEKYPEESVKVEDKSMSPVQHDRPMTLKTQSPVQHNGFSFFQSASGKNISVSEEAVRKAKQNLEDWSSKSTQEHSEQQTGYSKFQSSSGKNDSIPDSIVSKAKQPTDHSRAKNNDLTEIVGKVVETIVDSKSLSGKEFEVSVKPLTTPNMGSAKNIHKSSAEHTEFGGFQSASDRKVQVLDEALTEARQDISDQCSNDGEEPLHERAATIKKECLNQELFPEFSGFQSASGRKVIVSNNALVKARQNITDWCSDVGEEPLHEKAVSIKKECQHQELFPEFTGFQSASGKKVSVSNDAFVKARQNIRDWSAELNIHQSNVMESSTTSGDVGIDSKGDKSCVTPSNKDICEDVSFSGDNNEVKEEEWTVPKLGSFVNSSGKTAKSDSVKISGEEKIQQENTGLCVQNDHFSLQEVMNSQYDFSQDESNNDAEGVLGVEETKFQHSSEDANALRKNVSMSENAFKHGKKTMEDVGNSPFQSASGKKVSISENAIEHARKTMEDVGSSPFQSASGKKVNISENAIKHVQQTIKEVVSSPLQSTSDKKRNCIDDAFQHTKNNMEEVENSPFQSASGKKVNVSESALQNARKTMEDISNFPFKSGPENVLDMPSEPMDEVIKIVKDNLPTVMNREPKINIGENSISFSSPFQTATGSKISISESSLQHVRKTTANQESSFNVAIEDRKSLNSDMRPCSVEKAELTKLDKGPRLRYQITKAVSTVKEKQSSHSLCEENLITPSKQKQYKGPIAPRPCQQGSGFSPCVMSNTDRQVFIEGMNHSLDEFCQPDDFLEEMEVTPKRRRVEEKAGISRSGMVKPLKCVPEAFTRDRRGTNCSFRARHSTSTPTQESVSRSGFSVLTPSSNIKPQAPVKSSFLTPYKKPDTSKSDTDGTNPQTCTATQAAKRSTPKFIPKCLSTHQSNIVESKTCTSVQESPSENEQENKEEKSVKLYMLELLEGARKHQAELLKAKEKNKISPDPGRLYTAKKGKIRLKMRDVIKLHTRYVGRSQHHPRHNVGKVGAATAVQHKFYLPDFYTNFQGYVYVGDGAYLVPDDKLYAGKDELFRAFSTLAGVDCRLISDVWFYNHYRWLVWKLAAYEVTSPQNFAGRALTPEVIMLQMKYRYDREIDNCQRSALKKIMERDDTSSKRMVLCVCGINQPSQSGQTDITTKQADRGDRQTSVTSKQPSSIDKLDPQVCVELTDGWYSIAARLDVPLSDLVSKHRIRVGDKLCLSGAELQGPQEACTPLEAPASLMLKLYTNSTRPAPWDAKLGYQSDPRPLCISLSGLYGEGGSVGCLDVVLARKYPQMYMEKLSEGGCVFRTGLAEDKFQHQHQQHRQEEMEKLYAKLQREFESEDAEEKCISKKKWTKRDVELMQTGHEIYEAYSTSRQPDMIEEYLSDRQRDLLMERRRQVQDEKQQKLHAEFQKTWQKTSERTAIPLVKMKFVGCSRKDMDSKASTTVTVWRPTQDVMELTEGTRYKIFGLNASSSRARFKQCDVQLTATRQTRFMPVAIDENLLDMVYEPREVLNVRDIKCRQPLYGEADFVGMVVSVSTLNFAESGRHQDVVYAVDVNGCILGIKFWGGLKSFSLEEVLCEGRLFCASNLMDKSVYRSSILPLLEANLECSAVSQTSQYPAQRRALDRLKSVSTGTHGFLETAKEHLSALQQQKNENTKKLTPEKNLKQGTLDPLDLVLKTPDEGKPVLKTPDEGRPSNPSTQSVEEGSMPPATSNRAYQARMARLLNFGSPAPLSPLVSNTSRSVNKVFKPPVRRRKSLGPNH; encoded by the exons atgaaaacaacaacagcaataTCTGTTGAGGAAAAAGTTCAAGTGCGTATgggaaaaaattcaaataacaaatcatCATGCAATTCTGGCAATTTTGAATGTACAGCTGTTAAAAATGTGTCCGAAACTCATTTATCAAGAGAAGCTGGTTTGTATGGAGAAACAGAGAAAGTGAAACTGATGGAAAAGTCATCTAGATTAACTACTGCTGCTAGAAAATCCCTTCAAATGATAGATTCATGTATGAAAAGTTCAGAAAGTCCATTAGATACAAAGGTCAATGAGATGCCAAACAATAATGACCTTAAATCAACGGAAGACTTTGACACTGCCAGCCGGAGACAACACTGTTTCGATGACTCGAGTGTAGAAAAAGGGATCTTATTATTCACTGAGAAAGATGAGGAAATGGACGATATGTCAAGTGAAAGGATGAATGgaaaaattgatatgaacagCAGAGATGGAAAAAGGCATAAAAATACTGATTCTGATTCAAAAAGAAGTGGTTTACTGGAAAAAGACATATGTCAAGGAATTGAGGGTGTCAATTTCAATAGGATTGATGAAATGACTGGTGTCAAAACTGGAAAGAAACACAAACTTAGTAGTTCAGTTCTGATGAATCCAATGCCATGTATTGGTGACTCTGACAAGGTTGAAACTGATACACCAGTGGGGACATTGGGTGGAAGCTTGAGAAATACTGCTAAATTAGCAGGTGTCTGCAGCGCTAGTGGGTTTGGAGGATTCAGTACGGCTGGAGGGACAAAACTCACAGTTAGCAATACAAGTTTGAAAAAAGCTATGTCACTAGTTTCAGATGTTGATGTGGATGTTGGAGATTTGAGGACAGTTAGTGAACCTGATAACAGCATTGCTGTTATGTCAACTGCAAGCAAATCAGCAGTATTCAGCACTGCTGGTGAATCCGGGGGATTCAGCACTGCAGGAGGGAAGAAACTAAAAGTTAGTGACACAAGTTTGAAAAAAGCAATGTCTATAATTGCAACTGTGGACGATGACACCATTAATACTTCAGACGGAGCGGCTGGACATAGTGAATCAAAATTTAGCACTGATGGTGGATCAGTAGGGAATAAATCTACAGAAACCAGCACAGAAGATTGGTTAGGAGGTTTTAACAATGTGGATGGGTTAGGAGGATTCAGCACTGCTGGTGGCAAGAAACTAAAACTATCTGAAAACAGTATGAGAAAAGCAATGTCTATTATATCAGAGGTAGAGGATACAGAGAACAGATCCTTGTATGATCAGTGTGAAAAGTCCTCTGACAGTGCTTCAGTTGGATTCCAAACTGCCGGGGGTAAACTACTACAAATCAGTGAAGCTGGTATCAATAAAGGCATGTCTGTGATGAGTGAAATCGATGGAGAAGTGTTGAATGAGCCAGTCTCATTTGATAAAAACAGTGAATCAGTGAAATACCAAAAAGGGAGAGGAAATCCTGTTAATGCTAAAGTTGGGGACATTACAGATATCCTGAATTTATCGAAAAGGTCTGAATCAAGGACAATCAAGGACAAAGGTTTCCAAACAAACACCAGTAGGAAAAGTTCCTCACGATTTCCCCCAGGGGCTAACATTCCAAAGGGGTTCAGGCCATTTAAACCTCCGAAAATTACAAAGAAGCCAGAAGTCGAGAAAATCAGTGACAAGCAGTGTATGGAGAAAATAACCAAAGTACCAGATGGAtctgtgaaacaagttatagaGGAGACAAATGGCAAGCATGTTGTGGAAGTGATGAACGTCATAGAAACAACACAAACTTCAAAATATAGTAAAATTCCATCAAATTCATTGGATGAATTTGATGGTGAACTTCACGAACCTATCTTTAATACTGATGAAGTTAGCATCAAAAACATTCCAGAAATATCCAAAAAGGACAGTGGTGAACTTCAAACAATCCAATCCGATGCTTTTAAAGGCAGCATTAAAGATATTCCAGAGGCATCCAAGAAAGACGATGTTGAACTTGCagcaattaaaataaatatggatAATATTGAAGGTTGCATCAACAACACTCCACAAGTATCAAAGGGAAACAAAGTTCAGTCTAAAGGATCCAGCTTATCCACAGATGTAGACAGTCACAGAGATAATTTGCCAGCATTGAAGGAAGAGAAAACTGATCAGGATATTGAGCGGTCAATCATGGACGAACTGTTCTCAGAGGAGCTTGAATCTTCTCAGCATTTTAGTCCAGGATCTGGTAAAATTTTGAGGTCACAGAAATTTAGTAAAACACCAAGGAAACAAGACCGGAGAGGTGATGTACTGCCCTCTGAAGAATATGAAGAGTTTTTAGATATAGAGGACATGGTGTTTTGTGACGCGGTAGAACGTAAGTGTGAGAGTCTGGGAAACCAGACTTCTAAAACTGTCAATGAAAAATATCCTGAAGAATCTGTCAAGGTTGAAGATAAGTCAATGTCACCAGTCCAGCATGATAGACCTATGACATTAAAAACCCAGTCACCAGTACAACATAATGGTTTCTCATTCTTTCAAAGTGCATCAGGAAAAAACATCAGTGTTTCTGAAGAAGCTGTTAGAAAGGCGAAACAAAATTTGGAAGATTGGTCTTCAAAATCAACACAGGAACATTCAGAACAGCAAACAGgatattcaaaatttcaaagttCATCTGGAAAAAATGACTCAATACCTGATAGTATTGTATCAAAGGCAAAACAACCTACTGATCACTCTAGAgcaaaaaataatgatttaacaGAGATTGTAGGTAAAGTTGTGGAGACAATTGTGGATTCTAAAAGTTTATCAGGGAAAGAATTTGAAGTATCCGTTAAACCTTTGACAACACCAAACATGGGATCAGCTAAGAACATACACAAATCATCAGCCGAGCACACAGAGTTTGGGGGATTCCAAAGTGCCTCGGACAGAAAAGTGCAAGTGTTAGACGAAGCATTGACAGAAGCCAGACAGGACATAAGTGATCAGTGTTCTAACGATGGTGAAGAACCCCTACATGAAAGAGCAGCAACAATTAAAAAAGAATGCCTTAATCAGGAATTATTTCCCGAGTTTAGTGGATTTCAAAGTGCCTCCGGGAGGAAGGTTATTGTTTCCAATAATGCTTTAGTAAAAGCCAGACAGAACATCACAGATTGGTGTTCTGACGTTGGTGAAGAACCACTACATGAAAAAGCAGTATCAATTAAAAAAGAATGCCAACATCAGGAACTATTTCCTGAGTTTACTGGATTTCAAAGTGCCTCGGGGAAGAAAGTCAGTGTTTCAAATGACGCTTTTGTAAAAGCCAGACAGAATATCAGAGATTGGTCTGCAGAACTGAACATCCACCAGTCAAATGTAATGGAAAGCTCAACAACATCAGGAGATGTTGGCATAGACtctaagggagataaatcttgTGTGACACCAAGTAATAAGGACATTTGTGAGGATGTGAGCTTTTCTGGTGATAACAATGAAGTTAAAGAAGAAGAATGGACAGTTCCAAAATTAGGTAGTTTTGTTAACTCATCAGGAAAAACAGCAAAATCTGATTCGGTGAAAATTTCAGGAGAAGAAAAAATACAGCAAGAAAATACTGGATTATGTGTACAGAATGACCATTTTTCTCTTCAAGAAGTAATGAATTCTCAGTATGATTTTTCTCAGGATGAATCTAACAATGATGCTGAAGGAGTATTGGGAGTAGAGGAGACAAAATTTCAACATTCTTCAGAAGATGCAAATGCCTTGAGGAAAAATGTGAGCATGTCTGAAAACGCTTTTAAACATGGGAAGAAAACCATGGAAGATGTTGGAAATTCTCCTTTCCAAAGTGCCTCAGGGAAAAAAGTCAGCATATCTGAAAATGCTATTGAACATGCAAGGAAAACCATGGAAGATGTTGGCAGTTCACCATTCCAAAGTGCTTCTGGGAAAAAAGTGAACATATCTGAAAATGCCATTAAACATGTGCAACAAACCATAAAAGAAGTTGTGAGTTCACCACTCCAAAGCACTTCAGACAAAAAAAGAAACTGTATTGATGATGCctttcaacatacaaaaaacaacatggaagAAGTAGAAAACTCTCCTTTTCAAAGTGCTTCAGGTAAAAAGGTGAATGTTTCTGAAAGTGCCCTTCAAAATGCACGGAAAACTATGGAGGATATAAGCAATTTTCCTTTCAAAAGTGGCCCTGAAAATGTACTGGACATGCCTTCTGAGCCAATGGATGAAGTTATAAAGATAGTAAAAGATAACTTGCCCACTGTAATGAACAGGGAACCTAAAATCAATATCGGAGAAAACTCTATTTCTTTCAGCTCACCTTTTCAAACTGCTACAGGTAGTAAAATCAGCATTTCTGAAAGTTCACTACAACATGTGAGAAAAACAACAGCAAATCAGGAAAGTTCTTTTAATGTTGCAATTGAAGATAGAAAATCTTTGAACAGTGATATGCGCCCTTGTTCCGTAGAGAAAGCTGAACTTACAAAACTGGATAAGGGACCTAGGTTAAGATATCAGATAACAAAAGCAGTTTCTACTGTGAAAGAAAAGCAGTCTTCCCACAGTCTTTGTGAAGAAAACTTGATAACACCTTCAAAGCAGAAACAGTATAAGGGACCCATTGCGCCAAGACCTTGCCAGCAGGGTTCAGGTTTTTCACCATGTGTAATGAGTAATACAGATAGACAAGTGTTCATTGAAGGAATGAACCACAGCCTAGATGAGTTTTGTCAGCCAGACGATTTCTTAGAGGAAATGGAAGTCACACCCAAACGTAGGAGGGTAGAAG aaaaagCTGGCATTAGCAGATCTGGAATGGTGAAGCCATTGAAGTGTGTCCCTGAGG CATTCACAAGAGACAGACGGGGTACAAACTGTTCCTTCCGTGCTCGTCACAGTACATCCACTCCAACCCAGGAGTCCGTCTCCAGATCAGG tttctCGGTTTTGACTCCATCATCAAACATAAAACCCCAGGCCCCTGTGAAGTCATCCTTCCTGACCCCTTATAAAAAACCTGACACCAGCAAATCAGATACTGATGGCACCAATCCTCAGACATGTACAGCAACTCAGGCGGCTAAGAGATCCACACCAAAATTCATACCGAAATGTCTGTCTACACACCAGTCTAATATTGTGGAGTCCAaaacatgtacttcagtacagGAAAGTCCGTCTGAGAATGAACAGGAAAATAAAGAGGAGAAATCGGTTAAACTTTATATGTTGGAGTTATTAGAGGGTGCAAGAAAACATCAAGCTGAATTATTAAAGGCCAAGGAGAAAAATAAAATCAGCCCAGATCCAGGACGACTTTACACAGCAAAGAAAGGCAAAATTAGACTAAAGATGAGGGATGTGATCAAGCTACACACCAGATACGTAGGCAGATCTCAG CACCATCCAAGACACAATGTTGGAAAGGTTGGGGCTGCCACAGCTGTACAACACAAGTTTTACCTGCCTGATTTCTACACAAACTTCCAGGGATACGTGTATGTTGGTGACGGAGCCTATCTCGTCCCTGATGACAAACTTTATGCTGGCAAGGATGAGCTTTTCAG GGCCTTCAGTACCCTAGCGGGGGTGGACTGTCGATTGATCTCTGATGTTTGGTTCTACAATCACTATCGATGGCTGGTTTGGAAACTTGCCGCCTATGAAGTAACTTCACCTCAAAATTTTGCTGGGAG AGCTCTCACACCAGAGGTTATCATGCTTCAAATGAAGTACAGGTACGACCGTGAAATTGACAATTGTCAAAG GTCAGCACTGAAGAAGATAATGGAGCGTGATGATACAAGCAGTAAGAGGATGGTGCTGTGTGTTTGTGGGATAAATCAACCATCACAGTCAGGCCAGACTGACATCACCACCAAACAGGCTGACAGAGGGGATAGACAGACATCAGTTACCTCCAAACAGCCATCATCTATCGACAAATTGGACCCACAG gtttgtgtagAGCTGACAGACGGTTGGTACAGTATAGCGGCCAGATTAGATGTTCCTCTGTCTGACCTGGTCAGTAAACACAGGATACGTGTAGGAGACAAACTCTGTCTCAGCGGAGCAGAACTTCAGGGTCCTCAGGAAGCCTGTACACCACTTGAG GCACCAGCCTCACTGATGTTGAAACTATACACAAACTCAACTCGTCCTGCCCCTTGGGATGCCAAGCTGGGATACCAGAGTGATCCTCGCCCCTTGTGTATTTCCCTGTCAGGTCTGTATGGCGAGGGAGGATCCGTTGGCTGTTTAGATGTAGTACTCGCCAGGAAATATCCCCAGATG TACATGGAAAAGCTCAGTGAGGGTGGATGTGTGTTCAGAACTGGTCTTGCAGAGGACAAGTTTCAACACCAACACCAGCAGCACAGACAGGAAGAGATGGAGAAACTTTATGCCAAACTACAGAGAGAGTTTGAGTCGGAAGATGCAGAGG AAAAGTGTATATCTAAAAAGAAATGGACAAAAAGGGACGTTGAGCTGATGCAGACTGGACATGAGATTTATGAGGCTTATTCCACGAGTAGACAGCCGGATATGATAGAG GAATATTTGAGTGACAGACAGAGAGATCTTCTAATGGAACGTCGTCGTCAAGTCCAAGATgaaaaacaacagaaattaCATGCAGAATTTCAGAAAACATGGCAG AAAACCTCTGAAAGGACTGCCATACCATTGGTTAAGATGAAGTTCGTTGGCTGTTCCAGGAAGGACATGGATTCCAAAGCAT CCACCACGGTGACAGTTTGGCGCCCTACACAAGATGTGATGGAGTTGACTGAGGGAACACGCTACAAGATATTTGGGTTGAATGCCAGCTCATCAAG AGCAAGATTCAAGCAATGTGACGTCCAGCTGACAGCCACCAGACAAACCAGATTCATGCCGGTCGCCATTGACGAAAATTTGCTGGACATGGTCTATGAACCAAGGGAG GTATTGAATGTGAGGGACATAAAGTGTCGCCAGCCGCTGTACGGAGAAGCTGACTTTGTAGGAATGGTTGTATCTGTGTCCACACTGAATTTTGCTGAGAG TGGGCGACACCAGGATGTAGTCTATGCTGTGGATGTCAATGGCTGTATTCTGGGAATCAAGTTCTGGGGTGGCCTAAAG AGTTTCTCCTTAGAAGAAGTGTTATGCGAAGGTAGGTTGTTTTGTGCCAGTAACCTGATGGATAAGTCAGTGTACCGGTCGTCCATCCTTCCTCTTCTGGAAGCTAACCTGGAGTGCTCGGCTGTCTCACAGACTTCTCAGTACCCAGCACAGAGGAGGGCCCTCGACAGACTCAAGTCTGTATCAACG GGGACACATGGATTTCTGGAGACAGCTAAGGAACATCTGTCGGCCCTACAACAGCAGAAGAATGAAAACACAAAAAAGTTGACACCAGAA AAAAACCTGAAGCAAGGCACTCTAGACCCTCTCGACTTGGTCCTAAAAACTCCTGACGAAGGTAAACCAGTCCTAAAAACCCCAGACGAAGGTAGACCATCCAATCCTTCAACACAATCTGTGGAGGAGGGCAGCATGCCACCCGCCACCAGTAATCGGGCATACCAGGCGAGAATGGCACGGCTGTTAAACTTCGGCTCACCAGCTCCTCTGTCTCCACTTGTGTCAAACACCAGTCGCTCTGTCAACAAAGTCTTTAAACCACCTGTACGGCGACGAAAAAGTCTGGGACCAAACCACTGA